In Verrucomicrobiia bacterium, one genomic interval encodes:
- the cas2 gene encoding CRISPR-associated endonuclease Cas2 yields the protein MLILVTYDVATVDTSGKRRLRRVAQACEDYGVRVQKSVFECQVGQKEWVLLRNRLLTEIKADEDSLRFYFLDEKAVQRTEHHGVDKPINLSEPLIL from the coding sequence ATGCTGATTCTCGTCACCTACGACGTGGCCACCGTGGACACCTCCGGAAAGCGTAGGCTGCGCCGTGTTGCCCAAGCCTGTGAGGACTACGGTGTGCGGGTACAGAAAAGCGTGTTCGAATGCCAGGTCGGGCAGAAGGAATGGGTGCTACTGCGAAACCGGCTACTGACTGAGATCAAGGCAGACGAGGACTCGCTCCGCTTTTACTTCTTGGACGAGAAGGCCGTACAACGCACCGAGCACCACGGCGTGGACAAGCCAATCAACCTGAGCGAACCGCTCATCCTATGA